The following are encoded in a window of Cinclus cinclus chromosome 34, bCinCin1.1, whole genome shotgun sequence genomic DNA:
- the CAMTA2 gene encoding calmodulin-binding transcription activator 2 isoform X2 — translation MTSKDPPEVSERSHLKVFLPRKLVECLPKCPVLPKEQLRWNTNEEIASYLITFEKHDEWLSCSPKTRPQNGSVILYNRKKVKYRKDGYCWKKRKDGKTTREDHMKLKVQGVECLYGCYVHSSIVPTFHRRCYWLLQNPDIVLVHYLNVPAMEECSRSCAPQLCSPPLCAGAPPICAATADPREWLKWSQEELVAQLRPMFHGVKWGCGNGGAPPGLSLEQLVQHVLERHQARLPPRTHACLCAGGLGTPGHKCGSTKHRIISPKVERGGGGDAPGDPPKPAPSSPDTTQPSPGLGGGTAPPEGPRVPPLPPTAGLPLLVVASLGGGAAPGGPEQPLGLTPSQHLVTSEGTCPTVPPPPAAFDPDCFLNSPRRGQTYGCEAEAPPGAPPPPPAAPPEHGEDEEEEEEEGKRGIVPQDPLCELSAAPPPQPPFPLPFPELLVGDTGVLQNQREPPHTPHVPSSPTGPPSDPPVAITDFSPEWSYPEGGVKVLITGPWGDPGAYSCLFDHTSVPAALVQPGVLRCYCPPHETGVAALRVACPPRLLSAAAPFEYRARGAARAQLDWLALDEAQFRLSILERLEQLETRLGALSPPVPLLPSQGAPSESHPEQGPGSSFEARVVAICEAMMAQPGWPGTSLGTSGTSMLAHGVTFRGMTLLHLAAAQGYASLVEALRRWRALAVDSVEVEQEIDPLNVDHFSCTPLMWACALGHQEAAERLCRWERRALAVPDTLGRLPLVLARARGHLALVTRLEELQVSPMSPRCHLPGLHIPSPLSASPDTGLSTASSLSSPSGLSDGPGSVPLPPGPPGPSEDENWGVAVPPSPPEDALAPPSDTLQAEVVTLARQIIEATPERIKQEAPGGPPGALGALGAAGGTAGTPGPAGPAGLGAAMAWLATYLESVDRPPVPPHRAEVASWGSPGVPERSSPPSATGWAEFLNASGGARGEGGAVALLTLSDQEQHELYEAARLVQGAFRKYRGRRLKEQQELAAAVIQRCYRKYKQFALFQRMTQAAILIQSKFRSYAEQKRFQRRRRAAVLIQQRFRSLRQHRSTFLTLKQDQAARKIMRFLRRCRHRVEELKQNKEVDSLQTRGLAS, via the exons ATGACCAGCAAGGATCCCCCCGAGGTCTCTG AGAGGAGCCACCTGAAGGTTTTCCTGCCCCGAAAGCTGGTGGAGTGTTTGCCCAAATGTCCGGTCCTCCCCAAGGAGCAGCTGCGCTGGAACACCAACGAG GAAATCGCCTCGTATCTCATCACCTTCGAGAAACACGATGAGTGGCTCTCGTGCTCCCCAAAAACCAG GCCGCAGAATGGGTCGGTGATCCTGTACAACCGGAAGAAGGTCAAGTACCGCAAGGATGGATATTGCTGGAAGAAACGCAAGGATGGGAAGACAACACGTGAGGACCACATGAAGCTGAAGGTGCAGGGGGTGGAG TGCCTCTATGGCTGCTACGTCCACTCCTCCATCGTCCCCACCTTCCACCGCCGCTGCTACTGGCTGCTTCAG AACCCTGACATCGTCCTGGTTCACTATCTGAACGTGCCGGCCATGGAGGAGTGCAGCCGCTCCTGCGCCCCCCAACTCTGCAGCCCCCCCCTGTGTGCCGGGGCCCCCCCAATCTGCGCTGCCACCGCTGACCCCCGCGAGTGGCTCAAGTGGTCGCAGGAAGAGCTGGTGGCCCAGCTGCGCCCCATGT TCCACGGGGTGAAGTGGGGCTGTGGGAATGGGGGGGCTCCCCCCGGGctgtccctggagcagctggtgcAGCACGTCCTGGAGCGGCACCAGGCCCGGCTGCCCCCTCGCACCCACGCCTGCCTCTGCGCTGGGGGGCTGG GCACTCCCGGCCACAAGTGCGGCAGCACCAAACACCGCATCATCTCCCCCAAAGTGGAgcgggggggcgggggggatgCACCGggggacccccccaaacccgccccctcctcccctgACACCACCCAGCCCTCCCCAGGCCTAGGGGGGGGCACAGCACCCCCGGAGGGGCCCCGAGTCCCCCCTCTTCCCCCCACCGCGGGGCTGCCACTCTTGGTGGTGGCCAGTTTGGGTGGGGGGGCGGCACCGGGGGGGCCTGAGCAGCCACTGGGGCTGACCCCCAGTCAGCACTTGGTGACCTCTGAGGGGACCTGTCCCACCGTGCCGCCCCCCCCGGCTGCCTTTGACCCAGACTGCTTCCTCAACAGCCCCCGCCGCGGTCAGACCTATGGCTGCGAGGCTGAGGCCCCCCCCGGTGCacctcccccacccccagctgCACCCCCAGAACACggggaggacgaggaggaggaggaagaagagggaaaacGGGGCATAGTTCCCCAAGACCCTCTGTGTGAGCTCAGTGCTGCCCCCCCGCCCCagccccccttccccctccccttccctgagctgctggtgGGGGACACGGGAGTTCTACAGAACCAGCGGGAGCCCCCCCACACTCCCCACGTCCCCTCTTCTCCCACGGGCCCCCCCAGCGACCCCCCTGTGGCCATCACCGATTTCTCCCCAGAGTGGTCGTACCCTGAG GGTGGGGTGAAGGTGCTGATCACAGGCCCTTGGGGGGATCCCGGTGCCTACTCCTGCCTCTTCGACCACACCTCGGTTCCGGCCGCGCTGGTCCAGCCGGGCGTCCTGCGCTGCTACTGCCCCC CCCACGAGACCGGAGTGGCCGCCCTGCGCGTGGCCTGTCCCCCCCGGCTGCTCTCGGCCGCGGCCCCATTCGAGTACCGGGCACGGGGGGCAGCACGGGCACAGCTGGACTGGCTGGCACTGGATG AGGCCCAGTTCCGTCTGTCCATCCTGGAGcgcctggagcagctggagacgCGTCTGGGGGCCCTGTCCCCCCCAGTGCCCCTTCTGCCCTCGCAGGGTGCCCCCTCTGAGAGCCACCCTGAGCAG GGGCCAGGGTCATCCTTTGAGGCGCGGGTGGTGGCCATCTGCGAGGCCATGATGGCACAGCCGGGCTGGCCAGGGACATcgctggggacatcagggacctCGATGCTGGCGCATGGGGTGACGTTCCGTGGCATGACACTGCTGCACTTGGCGGCTGCCCAGGGCTACGCCAGCCTGGTGGAGGCTCTTCGGCGCTGGCG ggcgCTGGCAGTTGACAGTGTGGAGGTGGAGCAGGAGATCGACCCCCTCAATGTGGACCATTTCTCCTGCACCCCCCTG ATGTGGGCATGTGCCCTGGGGCACCAGGAGGCGGCGGAGCGGCTGTGCCGCTGGGAACGGCGGGCGCTGGCCGTCCCCGACACCCTGGGGCGGCTGCCGCTGGTCCTGGCACGTGCCCGTGGCCATCTGGCCCTGGTCACCCGCCTCGAGGAGCTGCAGGTGTCACCCATGTCCCCCCGCTGTCACCTGCCCGGCCTTCACATCCCCTCCCCGCTCTCTGCCAGCCCCGACACAG ggctgagcacagccagcagcctgtcGTCCCCATCAGGGCTCTCGGATGGTCCTGGCTCTGTCCCGCTGCCCCCTGGCCCCCCTGGTCCCTCCGAGGATGAGAACTGGGGGGTGGcagtgccccccagcccccctGAGGATGCCCTGGCCCCACCCTCTGACACCCTGCAG GCCGAGGTGGTGACACTGGCACGACAGATCATCGAGGCAACCCCCGAACGCATCAAGCAAGAGGCACCGGGGGGGCCAccgggggcactgggagcactgggagcagcaggggggACAGCGGGAACACCGGGACCAGCTGGGCCAGCAGGGCTTGGTGCCGCCATGGCCTGGCTGGCCACATACCTGGAGAGTGTTGACCGTCCCCCTGTGCCTCCCCACAG GGCGGAGGTGGCCTCATGGGGATCCCCGGGGGTCCCCGAGCGGTCATCCCCTCCTTCAGCCACGGGCTGGGCTGAGTTCCTGAACGCGTCAGGGGGGGCACGGGGCGAGGGGGGGGCCGTGGCCCTGCTGACCCTCAGTGACCAGGAGCAGCACGAGCTCTACGAGGCCGCACGCCTTGTCCAGGGTGCTTTCCGCAAGTACCGG GGCCGGAggctgaaggagcagcaggagctggctgccGCCGTCATCCAGCGTTGCTACCGCAAGTACAAGCAG
- the KIF1C gene encoding kinesin-like protein KIF1C — protein MRHASCVTLQAPPPGRPSPAGPGRGRSRGATADPPGGDSARPGTPGPRGCGTVGPGEAVSGMAGASVKVAVRVRPFSARESSRQAKCVIQMQGNTTCITNPKLPKDATKHFTFDYSYWSHTSEEDPNFASQRRVYQDIGEEMLAHAFEGYNVCILAYGQTGAGKSYTMMGRQEPGQRGIIPQLCEDLFARVAREGSPELSFSVEVSYLEIYCERVRDLLNPKSRGGLRVREHPLLGPYVQDLSRLAVASFADIADLMDSGNKARTVAATNMNETSSRSHAVFTIVFSQRRQDPLSDLTTEKVSRISLVDLAGSERADASGAKGIRLKEGANINKSLTTLGKVISALADATSKKKKPDFIPYRDSVLTWLLKENLGGNSRTAMIAALSPADSNYEETLSTLRYADRTKQIRCHAVINEDPNARLIRELREEVTRLRELLSAQGLPDTTLSVPPAAASPTLNGGLGLELPLGPTEAMERLQETEKIIAELNETWEEKLRRTEALRLEREALLAEMGVALREDGGTVGVFSPKKTPHLVNLNEDPLMSECLLYHIKNGVTRVGQVDVDIKLSGPFIQEQHCLFRSCPDPSGEVVVTLEPCEGAETYVNGKQVTEPVVLKSGHRLILGKNHVFRFTHPEQARRERERGASPGPPPDWNLAQRELLEQQGIDMRLQRLQDLENQPQLEKEVSEQPQPPAADDPPCYEAGWRLISSLRQALPAPAVRSVLRRAGLPLPAPGKRREPLRVYQIPQRRRGSPTPSSPSSQSPWVTMADLKAQAVRELSLEVALREPRPARRELEALSLARLRELCRRHGKREPTERDGWRAVARDVWDAVGGGEEDEGGGGHSGEQVNEVEGLRLHLDRLAGILREVKRQNSAKDEQIRALRDRVGQMERVIPLPPDDGDEAEPPPQEPSQERSPDLPQPSTDGGSPPPSPPSAAAARLCRLMEQDPAFRRGRLRWLRQEQARLMAGSGPQPPQNPRRPPRFHPAAQDSKLRFPFKSNPQHRLAWGAGGDSPQAENTPPLPPPPSGRPRRGSLDGGSPSPAAGTPPLRVRRQRSAPDLKARGPIP, from the exons ATGCGTCACGCGTCATGTGTCACGCTCCAGGCCCCACCCCCCGGCCGGCCCagccccgccgggcccgggcGCGGCCGCAGCCGCGGAGCCACCGCGGACCCCCCTGGCGGGGACAGCGCCAGGCCGGGAACCCCCGGGCCGAGGGGATGCGGCACCGTGGGGCCG GGTGAGGCTGTCTCGGGCATGGCGGGCGCCTCGGTGAAGGTGGCGGTCAGAGTCCGGCCCTTTAGCGCACGGGAGAGCAGCCGCCAGGCCAAGTGTGTTATCCAGATGCAAGGAAACACCACAT GCATCACCAACCCCAAGCTCCCCAAAGACGCCACCAAACACTTCACCTTCGACTACTCGTACTGGTCCCACACCTCg GAGGAGGACCCCAACTTCGCCTCGCAGCGCCGGGTGTACCAGGATATTGGGGAGGAGATGCTGGCACACGCATTCGAGGGCTACAATGTCTGCATCCTGGCCTACGGCCAGACCGGCGCCGGCAAGTCCTACACCATGATGGGGCGGCAGGAGCCGGGGCAGCGCGGGATTATCCCGCAG ctctgcgaGGATCTGTTCGCCCGCGTTGCTCGGGAAGGGTCACCTGaactttccttttctgtggag GTGAGCTACCTGGAGATCTACTGTGAGCGGGTGCGGGACCTGCTGAACCCCAAGAGCCGGGGGGGCCTGCGGGTGCGGGAGCACCCCCTGCTCGGACCCTACGTGCAGGACCTGTCACGTCTCGCCGTCGCGTCCTTCGCTGACATTGCTGACCTCATGGACAGTGGCAACAAGGCCAG GACAGTGGCAGCCACAAACATGAACGAAACGAGCAGCCGCTCACACGCTGTGTTCACCATTGTCTTCAGCCAGCGCCGCCAGGACCCACTCAGTGACCTCACCACGGAGAAG GTGAGCCGCATCAGCCTGGTGGACTTGGCAGGCAGCGAGCGCGCCGATGCCTCGGGGGCCAAGGGCATTCGCCTCAAG GAAGGCGCCAACATCAACAAGTCCCTGACCACTCTGGGCAAGGTCATCTCTGCCCTGGCCGACGCG ACCAGCAAGAAGAAGAAGCCAGATTTCATCCCGTATCGGGACTCGGTGCTGACATGGCTGCTGAAGGAGAACctgg GCGGGAACTCACGCACAGCCATGATCGCAGCGCTGAGCCCGGCTGACAGCAACTACGAGGAGACACTGAGCACTTTGCG CTACGCTGACCGCACGAAGCAGATCCGGTGCCACGCTGTGATCAACGAGGACCCGAACGCGCGGCTGATCCGGGAGCTGCGGGAGGAGGTGACgcggctgagggagctgctcagtgcccagg GTCTCCCTGACACCAccctctctgtcccccctgCCGCGGCATCCCCGACCCTCAACGGGGGTCTGGGCCTGGAGCTCCCCCTGGGTCCTACTGAGGCCATGGAGCGACTGCAG GAGACAGAGAAAATCATTGCAGAGCTCAATGAGACATGGGAGGAGAAGCTGAGACGGACAGAAGCCCTGAGGCTGGAGCG GGAAGCACTTCTGGCCGAGATGGGGGTGGCTCTGAGGGAGGATGGCGGCACCGTTGGCGTATTCTCTCCAAAAAAG ACCCCGCATTTGGTGAACCTCAATGAGGACCCGCTGATGTCCGAGTGCCTCCTGTACCACATCAAGAATGGTGTGACCAG GGTGGGCCAGGTGGATGTGGACATCAAGCTGTCGGGGCCATTCatccaggagcagcactgcctcTTCCGCAGTTGCCCCGACCCCTCGGGGGAAG TTGTGGTAACCCTGGAGCCGTGTGAGGGTGCTGAGACGTACGTCAACGGGAAGCAGGTGACGGAGCCGGTGGTGCTCAAGTCGG GCCACCGCCTCATTTTGGGGAAGAACCACGTGTTCCGCTTCACACACCCGGAGCAGGCGCGGCGGGAGCGGGAACGGGGGGCGTCCCCCGGGCCTCCCCCAGACTGGAACCTGGCGCagcgggagctgctggagcagcaaggCATCGACATGCGCCTCCAGAG GCTCCAGGACCTGGAGAACCAGCCCCAGCTGGAGAAGGAAGtgtcagagcagccccag CCCCCCGCTGCTGATGACCCCCCGTGCTACGAGGCTGGCTGGCGCCTGATCTCGTCcctgcgccaggcgctgccGGCGCCCGCTGTGCGGTCGGTGCtccgccgggccgggctcccACTGCCGGCACCAGGCAAGCGCCGAGAGCCGCTGCGCGTTTACCAGATCCCGCAGCGCCGCCGGGGATCCCCAACCCCGTCCTCCCCGTCCTCCCAGTCCCCATGGGTGACCATGGCCGACCTGAAGGCTCAGGCTGTGCGGGAGCTGAGCCTCGAGGTCGCCCTGCGGGAGCCACGGCCGGCGCGGCGGGAGCTGGAGGCGCTGAGCCTGGCACGGCTGCGGGAGCTGTGCCGGCGCCACGGCAAGCGCGAGCCCACCGAGCGTGACGGCTGGCGAGCGGTGGCCAGGGACGTGTGGGATGCTGTGGGCGGTGGCGAGGAGGATGAAGGTGGCGGTGGCCACAGCGGCGAGCAGGTGAACGAGGTGGAGGGGCTGCGGCTGCACCTGGACAGGCTGGCGGGGATCCTGCGGGAGGTGAAGCGGCAGAACAGCGCCAAGGACGAGCAGATTCGGGCCCTTCGCGACCGAGTAGGGCAGATGGAGCGCGTCATCCCGTTGCCACCG GACGATGGGGACGAGGCTGAGCCGCCCCCCCAAGAACCTTCCCAAGAACGCTCCCCGGACCTCCCGCAGCCCAGCACAGACGGGGGCTCCCCGCCCCCTTCGCCCCCgtcggcggcggcggcgcgacTGTGCCGGCTCATGGAGCAGGACCCGGCGTTCCGGCGGGGGCGGCTGCGCTGGCTGCGCCAGGAGCAGGCCCGGCTCATGGCGGGGAGCGGCCCGCAGCCCCCTCAGAACCCCCGCCGACCCCCGCGCTTCCACCCGGCTGCCCAGGACTCAAAGCTGCGTTTCCCCTTCAAGAGCAACCCCCAGCACCGCCTGGCTTGGGGGGCCGGGGGGGACTCCCCCCAAGCCGAAAACACCCCCCCACTGCCGCCCCCTCCCTCGGGGCGTCCCCGCCGGGGATCCCTGGACGGGGGATCCCCTTCCCCCGCCGCCGGCACGCCCCCGCTCCGTGTCCGCCGCCAGCGCTCGGCTCCCGACCTGAAAGCGCGGGGCCCCATCCCGTAA